A window from Fragaria vesca subsp. vesca linkage group LG5, FraVesHawaii_1.0, whole genome shotgun sequence encodes these proteins:
- the LOC101303813 gene encoding probable F-box protein At5g04010-like, whose amino-acid sequence MSMMPPLSKRSWMSKLPWQVLDLVSNHLDPKTLATACCISKTWFTCISSDHIWQPICTTHFPSLSYNLKLINPALPYYRLYAMASAVAKRRSRTPSKPSLTLHDLIFTINIFSHNKVLFSLEKPGDELVMDNNGVFKFDIDVDNNELEAVASESVSVTWNVVLKGWRGVFNMMESCKGKRGVDDCWFSEELP is encoded by the coding sequence ATGTCGATGATGCCTCCTCTTTCAAAAAGAAGCTGGATGTCGAAGCTTCCATGGCAAGTCCTTGACCTTGTTTCTAACCATCTCGACCCTAAAACCCTAGCCACAGCCTGTTGCATCTCCAAGACATGGTTCACTTGCATTTCCTCCGACCATATTTGGCAGCCCATTTGCACCACCCATTTCCCTTCTCTCTCTTATAACCTCAAGCTCATCAACCCCGCCCTTCCCTACTACCGCCTCTATGCCATGGCCTCAGCCGTCGCCAAACGCCGCTCCCGGACCCCCTCCAAGCCCTCCCTCACCCTCCACGACCTCATCTTCACCATCAACATCTTCAGCCACAACAAAGTTCTCTTCAGTCTTGAAAAACCCGGGGACGAGCTAGTCATGGATAATAATGGTGTTTTCAAGTTCGATATTGATGTCGATAACAACGAGCTTGAAGCTGTGGCGTCGGAGTCGGTGAGTGTTACGTGGAATGTGGTGTTGAAAGGGTGGAGAGGGGTATTTAATATGATGGAATCATGCAAAGGGAAGAGAGGGGTCGACGACTGTTGGTTCTCGGAGGAGCTGCCTTAG